A genomic stretch from Pochonia chlamydosporia 170 chromosome 4, whole genome shotgun sequence includes:
- a CDS encoding C6 zinc finger domain-containing protein (similar to Colletotrichum gloeosporioides Nara gc5 XP_007286159.1), whose protein sequence is MPISRPTTHSKSRNGCLRCKAKKTKCDERKPSCARCQDRGFQCPGYALDVRWSHKHQVRADRAASRDSARNMNMTFSEMETEAVSQNNPPGDNVNVQLLDSEPWLASPSQWSLLMPQELFALNDAPANTFLLNQQPSLFESDLIGTAWTVDNESSSSPSDSVENPPVASTSPAGHENEQQVRQNESPRPCQLDNMSNNAGLSELVISNGFSVFPNAPKEIHHLPTALSEYFFREVITLYCLWDSKSNVMRNIVETMWQSSGALHHTIQSMAAACLCEDFPHLRPVARSEHTQALEHIHKNSSLSTYKDAMLLAATLLGHTSSWLNPQNLATDMFRASCGMLNDIVTEPAREDQCLSFFSGTMDYWAMLLAYLTDSNQLGDYRRHSSVGPAEASRTSEPHPYSGISHDMVRVLTDIGILIFQYRKHMLTVKFMSENDLDIFKNALREARRLERLLLAHRSPQLSQFKDPGDPKTPLKHLELIDEAYRCTGLLQLYRVFPDLLNERYAPWDKDHLLRPLPSAKPPTAEHNCG, encoded by the coding sequence ATGCCCatctcaagaccaacaacacattCCAAATCTCGAAACGGCTGTCTTCGATGTAAAGCCAAGAAAACGAAATGCGATGAGAGAAAACCCTCGTGCGCGCGGTGTCAAGATCGAGGGTTTCAGTGTCCTGGATATGCGCTTGATGTGCGATGGTCACATAAGCATCAGGTCCGCGCGGATAGGGCTGCATCCAGAGATTCAGCTAGGAATATGAACATGACTTTCAGCGAGATGGAGACTGAGGCAGTGTCGCAGAATAACCCTCCCGGCGATAATGTCAACGTTCAGCTGTTGGATTCGGAGCCGTGGctggcatcaccatcgcaATGGAGTCTCTTGATGCCGCAGGAGTTGTTTGCCCTCAATGACGCTCCTGCCAACACATTTCTTCTCAATCAGCAGCCGAGCTTGTTTGAATCGGACCTCATAGGCACGGCTTGGACTGTGGACAATGAAAGTTCATCCTCGCCTTCGGACAGCGTGGAAAATCCACCGGTGGCAAGTACATCGCCAGCAGGACATGAGAATGAACAACAAGTCAGACAGAATGAATCCCCTCGGCCTTGCCAGCTTGACAACATGAGTAACAACGCGGGCCTGTCGGAACTTGTTATTTCCAACGGTTTTTCTGTGTTTCCAAATGCGCCAAAAGAGATCCATCACCTGCCTACAGCCCTGTCTGAATACTTCTTCCGCGAGGTCATCACTCTCTACTGCCTCTGGGATAGCAAATCCAACGTGATGCGCAACATTGTCGAGACCATGTGGCAATCCTCTGGCGCTCTCCATCACACCATTCAGAGCATGGCCGCAGCCTGCCTATGCGAAGACTTTCCGCACCTACGGCCCGTTGCTCGCAGCGAACACACCCAAGCCCTCGAGCATATCCACAAGAATTCATCATTGTCTACCTACAAGGACGCTATGCTGCTCGCAGCAACTCTCCTCGGGCACACTTCAAGCTGGCTGAACCCGCAGAACTTGGCCACGGACATGTTCAGGGCAAGCTGCGGCATGCTGAACGACATCGTCACAGAGCCGGCAAGAGAGGACCAGTGCCTTTCGTTTTTCAGCGGCACAATGGACTACTGGGCCATGTTACTTGCCTATCTAACAGACAGCAACCAGCTAGGCGACTACCGTCGACATTCGTCAGTCGGCCCTGCAGAGGCTTCCAGGACTTCCGAGCCCCATCCGTACTCGGGCATATCTCACGACATGGTCCGGGTATTGACCGACATAGGCATCTTAATCTTTCAATACCGAAAACACATGTTAACCGTCAAATTCATGTCCGAAAACGACCTAGACATCTTCAAAAATGCTCTACGTGAAGCCCGGCGACTGGAGCGCTTGCTCCTCGCCCACCGCTCACCACAACTATCTCAATTCAAAGACCCGGGTGACCCCAAAACACCCCTAAAGCACCTCGAACTCATAGACGAAGCATACAGATGCACCGGACTGCTCCAACTATACCGAGTCTTTCCCGACCTTCTCAACGAGCGCTACGCTCCCTGGGACAAGGACCACCTGCTCCGGCCGTTGCCCTCCGCCAAGCCGCCCACAGCGGAACACAACTGTGGTTAA
- a CDS encoding FAD dependent oxidoreductase superfamily protein (similar to Colletotrichum gloeosporioides Nara gc5 XP_007286160.1) — translation MDSEPAPDIHAAKHRQNEELSSYLNPAMTRFITQISKAISQDPGLPRPNPTISAWQVPSHPLASHQSPVLPAQTDFAVIGSGITGCSVAKTLLEHRAAKDAHVTILEARTLVSGATGRNGGHLVTASGHTFGPLAKQHGVEAAKQITRFSILNIEHVMKLVRGMDPKLQKGCQIRDVLKVMAVGDEETWATAKESVLAFQHAVPEYSSYHRIVEKEDIPERWNIKNASGAVEHEAGAIWPYRLITGIYEHLLKEFPHRLAVEANTPAQQVTFSPNDNPQYPYAIKTPRGIIRAKKVVHCTNGHASHLLPKLGGCIYPFRGTMTVQKPGPMLKNLGASRSWSLSHKPSLEADTGLYNTGLYYLQQNAQTGRIWIGNETAHMRDILTSDDTTIPEVTRQALSTVLPKLFLQGWGAETTSEIEAIWSGIQGHTADGLPVVGQIPVSVTGDDADDGQWIAAGFNGYGMDKCWLTGKALVTMILGEDVSDWFPQAFLVTEERLRTELTPDKTVLKFAKMAMPSGAKATRL, via the exons ATGGACTCTGAACCAGCCCCAGATATCCATGCCGCCAAACACCGACAAAATGAAGAGTTATCATCCTATCTCA ACCCCGCCATGACAAGGTTCATCACACAAATCTCAAAAGCAATCTCACAAGACCCAGGCCTGCCTCGACCAAACCCAACCATATCAGCCTGGCAAGTCCCATCTCACCCTCTTGCATCTCACCAGTCGCCGGTCCTCCCAGCACAGACAGATTTCGCCGTCATAGGCTCCGGGATCACAGGCTGCAGCGTCGCAAAGACACTACTAGAGCATAGAGCAGCCAAAGACGCGCACGTCACCATTCTGGAGGCGCGGACGCTTGTCAGCGGCGCCACTGGCCGGAATGGAGGCCACCTTGTCACGGCTTCTGGGCATACATTTGGTCCGTTGGCCAAGCAGCATGGCGTGGAGGCAGCTAAGCAGATCACGCGGTTTAGTATTCTGAATATCGAGCATGTTATGAAGTTGGTCAGGGGTATGGACCCAAAGTTACAAAAGGGATGCCAGATTCGCGATGTTCTCAAGGTTATGGCTGTTGGGGACGAAGAAACTTGGGCGACGGCTAAAGAGTCAGTTTTGGCGTTTCAGCACGCTGTTCCGGAGTATAGTAGCTACCATCGCATTGTGGAAAAAGAGGATATTCCAGAG AGGTGGAATATTAAAAACGCATCCGGCGCAGTAGAACATGAAGCCGGGGCGATTTGGCCATACCGTCTTATAACGGGCATATACGAACATTTGCTCAAAGAGTTTCCGCACCGTCTCGCAGTCGAAGCAAACACCCCCGCGCAACAAGTAACCTTCTCCCCAAATGATAACCCGCAATATCCCTACGCAATCAAGACGCCACGGGGCATCATACGCGCCAAAAAAGTCGTCCATTGCACCAACGGCCACGCTTCGCACTTACTACCCAAACTAGGCGGTTGCATCTACCCCTTCCGAGGGACAATGACTGTTCAAAAACCGGGGccgatgttgaagaatttGGGAGCCTCACGGTCCTGGAGCTTATCGCATAAACCGAGTCTAGAAGCAGATACAGGTCTCTACAACACGGGGCTGTACTACCTCCAGCAGAATGCGCAGACCGGAAGAATCTGGATCGGAAACGAAACGGCACACATGAGGGATATATTGACTTCTGACGATACCACTATTCCGGAAGTGACTAGACAAGCCTTGTCAACGGTACTTCCGAAACTGTTCCTTCAAGGCTGGGGAGCGGAGACGACGTCGGAGATTGAAGCAATTTGGTCTGGTATTCAAGGCCACACGGCGGATGGGCTACCCGTTGTCGGGCAGATTCCTGTATCTGTGACGGGGGATGACGCCGACGATGGCCAATGGATCGCAGCTGGGTTCAATGGCTATGGAATGGACAAGTGCTGGCTGACGGGCAAGGCGCTGGTCACTATGATCCTGGGTGAAGACGTGAGCGACTGGTTCCCACAGGCATTTCTAGTCACAGAGGAACGGTTGCGGACAGAACTCACGCCTGACAAAACGGTGCTCAAGTTTGCAaagatggcgatgccgaGCGGCGCCAAGGCAACAAGACTGTGA
- a CDS encoding dihydroxyacetone kinase (similar to Cordyceps militaris CM01 XP_006673455.1), whose amino-acid sequence MSTRHYFPSTAANTLVPRALRALTTANPHLSLDEPHRVIANKNHDPSNVSIIGGGGSGHEPAWSGYVGDGLLSAAACGDIFASPSASQVLAAMEAAPSEQGTILLITNYTGDRLHFGLAAEKARAKAASPSQYGNGKIAIVAATDDVSIGRSKCAKVGRRGLPGHIFTMKTVCSAAAENWSFENCVRVGEAVNAQTVSIGSALDHCHVPGRQHQSVPDDTCVIGAGIHNEPGQRMISPFPSVDDVVKQCLGLLCDMDDPERAFVKFEHEDEIALLVNNNGGISALELGALADEVQSQLAERYDLKPCRTLVGAFETSLNAPGFSISLVNLSAAARECDTAASTLLEFLDRPTTAVSWPNTIRSMINTAKPNPMVNVNGGNEKWSQKGQDLEANMPVDAPRTKRHFLIDASLLDAAVRSACKAAITSEPYLTKWDMVMGDGDCGEAVKDLCEAVLRMLDSGAASSGSLLDILQTLMEIVDAMGGTLGAIFGIFLSAFYSALAKHADQSQPSGQASGMSPIFASSVASAVESLQRHTPAREGDRTVMDVLIPFAMTYAQSNDFVAGVQTAGTKALATRFIKPRLGRASYVGDAAAKEVPDPGAWALYEMLWGIAEGLGMSVTKVTCDDG is encoded by the exons ATGTCGACAAGACATTATTTCCCATCCACAGCAGCGAATACGCTGGTACCACGAGCACTGCGTGCTCTCACCACAGCAAACCCTCACCTCTCACTTGACGAACCACATCGTGTCATTGCCAATAAGAATCATGATCCGTCCAATGTGAGCATCATTGGCGGTGGAGGATCCGGCCACGAGCCAGCATGGAGCGGTTACGTTGGTGATGGCCTGCTTTCAGCTGCTGCGTGTGGTGATATCTTCGCTTCGCCGAGCGCCAGCCAAGTCCTCGCGGCAATGGAAGCTGCACCATCAGAACAAGGGACTATACTGCTCATCACCAATTATACCGGCGACAGACTGCATTTTGGGCTGGCAGCCGAAAAAGCGAGAGCCAAGGCTGCCTCCCCTAGTCAATATGGGAACGGGAAAATCGCCATTGTTGCGGCGACGGACGACGTCTCCATTGGCAGAAGCAAATGCGCCAAAGTGGGCAGAAGAGGACTACCAGGACATATTTTCA CAATGAAAACCGTGTGCTCTGCGGCAGCCGAGAATTGGTCCTTTGAAAACTGCGTCCGAGTCGGTGAAGCTGTCAACGCCCAAACGGTGTCCATTGGGTCAGCCTTGGATCACTGCCACGTTCCTGGGCGACAACATCAATCAGTCCCAGACGATACTTGCGTCATTGGTGCAGGTATCCATAACGAGCCAGGCCAGCGAATGATATCGCCCTTTCCAtctgttgatgatgttgtcaagcAATGTCTAGGATTACTGTGCGATATGGACGATCCCGAAAGAGCCTTTGTTAAATTTGAGCACGAGGATGAGATCGCCCTTCtcgtcaacaacaatggAGGCATTTCAGCTCTTGAGCTCGGGGCATTGGCGGATGAAGTTCAGAGCCAGCTAGCTGAACGATATGACTTAAAACCTTGTCGAACTTTGGTTGGCGCGTTCGAGACTTCGCTCAACGCTCCGGGGTTCTCCATCTCCCTTGTGAATCTATCGGCGGCTGCCAGAGAGTGTGATACCGCTGCGTCCACATTGCTGGAGTTTCTCGATCGACCGACCACGGCAGTCTCATGGCCCAACACGATACGCTCAATGATTAACACAGCCAAGCCGAATCCTATGGTAAACGTGAACGGAGGCAATGAAAAATGGTCCCAAAAAGGGCAAGATCTGGAGGCGAACATGCCTGTGGACGCACCACGGACAAAAAGACATTTCCTGATAGATGCGTCGCTTCTAGACGCGGCTGTGCGATCAGCCTGTAAAGCAGCCATCACATCCGAGCCATATCTCACAAAGTGGGATATGGTGATGGGTGACGGAGACTGCGgcgaggctgtcaaggacCTGTGCGAAGCAGTACTGCGCATGCTTGACTCCGGCGCCGCGTCTAGCGGTTCGTTGCTCGATATTTTGCAGACTCTCATGGAaattgttgatgccatgggcGGCACGCTCGGGGCCATTTTTGGTATATTTCTCTCAGCATTCTACTCAGCCCTCGCCAAACATGCAGACCAGTCACAGCCGTCCGGTCAGGCGAGTGGTATGTCGCCCATCTTTGCTTCCTCAGTAGCTTCAGCCGTCGAGAGCCTCCAGAGGCACACGCCGGCTCGAGAAGGCGACAGAACCGTCATGGATGTTCTGATCCCTTTTGCGATGACATACGCTCAATCAAACGATTTTGTGGCCGGGGTTCAGACTGCTGGGACAAAAGCGCTAGCAACTCGTTTTATCAAGCCTCGCCTAGGTAGAGCAAGCTATGTTGGTGACGCAGCGGCCAAGGAGGTTCCAGACCCAGGGGCGTGGGCTCTTTATGAAATGCTTTGGGGGATTGCTGAAGGGCTAGGCATGTCTGTGACCAAGGTGACTTGTGATGATGGCTAA
- a CDS encoding fungal transcriptional regulatory protein (similar to Cordyceps militaris CM01 XP_006673456.1) has protein sequence MNTRDDDGRPRKRARKSRGKGLRTTTGCLTCRKRHKKCDEQRPVCGPCSISDRHCAFPQSLDATSPSETSAPNSPRAIATTSTYNHRQVNSAENHGNSSLDAPHSEQNGVSNNFASHMGGETLPTGDEQLAVAPSNGGFICSPESISSEAWSANFASIRWLDLLATDAAQADSNFPLTTGPALTDGQTRGARLARATAISVHVSPALLNGQAQLPEDLDPEFERTTWQSVGDVVLSAHEAKLFRHFADRCASWLDVFDPHKLFSNYAIRLAIRNTGLMKAILALSAKHRFSGIDDVARQLRTDADGEFEEGEWIRYYYETLQYVRETLKYPSYSHSEELLATALVISAYEMLDESDGSGNWQRHLKGIFWIQRSQDVDGGCGGLRQSVWWAWLRQDIWAAFRESRACLSFWVPFKAIHELDQNELADRSIYILSQAINYRASVQAAAAGSTTANHMDQMQLSKQRDKLLSMMEQWKSCLGDEYKVLPTPTDAAGDVFTPLWIHPPRFGVALQVHSFAQIIVTLHSVNPALAGFNGYLKMQRTLSEAVNTICGIATQLRDESCQILSAQCLYGAGLCVADGKKRNKIISMMEDCENRTSWAPMATWREDLRREWERADKNDFETMGDG, from the exons ATGAATACGCGCGATGATGACGGACGGCCCCGGAAGCGTGCTCGAAAGTCGCGCGGCAAAGGGTTGCGAACTACTACTGGTTG TCTGACTTGCAGGAAGCGCCATAAGAAGTGTGATGAACAGCGGCCAGTGTGTGGCCCTTGTTCCATCTCGGATCGACATTGCGCATTTCCCCAGAGTCTGGATGCAACATCGCCTTCGGAGACGTCAGCCCCAAATTCACCAAGAGCCATTGCTACCACAAGTACCTACAACCACCGGCAAGTGAATTCGGCTGAAAATCATGGAAATTCGTCGCTGGATGCACCCCATTCTGAGCAAAATGGCgtctccaacaactttgcGAGCCACATGGGCGGCGAAACCCTGCCCACCGGTGATGAGCAACTGGCGGTAGCACCAAGCAACGGCGGCTTCATATGTTCTCCTGAGTCAATATCGTCTGAGGCTTGGTCCGCAAATTTCGCCTCCATTCGCTGGCTGGATCTTTTGGCGACCGATGCAGCACAAGCAGATAGTAACTTTCCCCTTACCACCGGTCCCGCGCTTACCGATGGACAGACTCGAGGCGCCAGGCTGGCTCGAGCGACTGCGATATCTGTTCACGTATCTCCTGCACTTTTGAATGGCCAAGCACAACTCCCAGAGGATCTAGACCCTGAGTTTGAGCGTACCACGTGGCAATCTGTCGGAGACGTGGTGCTGTCTGCACACGAGGCCAAGTTGTTCCGGCACTTTGCCGATCGTTGTGCGTCTTGGCTCGATGTGTTTGACCCGCATAAGCTGTTTTCCAACTATGCTATTCGGTTGGCTATCCGAAATACTGGCTTGATGAAGGCAATTCTTGCCTTGTCTGCGAAGCACAGATTTAGCGGTATCGATGACGTGGCCCGTCAGTTGCGGAcggatgctgatggagagTTCGAGGAAGGAGAATGGATTCGCTATTACTATGAGACGCTACAGTACGTACGGGAAACTTTGAAATACCCTAGCTATTCCCACTCTGAAGAGCTCCTCGCTACTGCGCTTGTCATTTCAGCTTATGAGATGCTTGACGAGTCAGACGGGTCTGGCAACTGGCAACGCCATCTTAAGGGAATATTCTGGATTCAAAGATCTCAGGACGTCGACGGCGGTTGTGGCGGTCTTCGTCAGTCCGTTTGGTGGGCTTGGCTCCGCCAGGATATCTGGGCGGCTTTCCGCGAGTCGCGAGCTTGCCTCAGCTTCTGGGTGCCGTTCAAGGCTATTCATGAGCTTGATCAGAATGAGCTGGCCGATCGATCCATTTACATTTTGTCACAGGCTATAAACTATCGGGCAAGCGTTCAAGCCGCCGCTGCTGGATCGACAACGGCGAATCATATGGACCAGATGCAGTTAAGCAAGCAGAGGGACAAACTGCTGTCTATGATGGAGCAATGGAAGTCGTGCCTAGGCGATGAATACAAAGTGCTCCCAACGCCGActgatgctgctggcgaTGTTTTCACTCCGCTTTGGATTCACCCGCCTCGCTTCGGGGTCGCCTTGCAAGTACACAGCTTTGCACAGATTATCGTTACGCTTCACAGTGTCAATCCCGCATTGGCAGGATTCAATGGGTATTTGAAGATGCAGCGAACGCTTTCCGAGGCAGTGAACACAATATGCGGCATTGCCACGCAGCTAAGAGATGAAAGTTGTCAGATTTTGTCTGCACAATGCTTATATGGGGCAGGACTCTGCGTCGCTGATGGCAAAAAGAGGAACAAGATTATATCCATGATGGAAGACTGCGAGAACCGTACGAGCTGGGCTCCAATGGCTACCTGGCGGGAAGACTTACGCCGGGAGTGGGAGCGGGCTGACAAAAACGACTTTGAAACCATGGGTGATGGATGA
- a CDS encoding fructose-bisphosphate aldolase (similar to Beauveria bassiana ARSEF 2860 XP_008600673.1) → MTPWDPTNNKTYQILKHAEENGYGVLAPIAYNIEHIVAFIHAAEAKQSPLIIQVFPWAITFSSGLLVIAAAHAARHASVPIAIHLDHAQDEALIRQAADTLPFDSIMVDMSHFEMEENLAKTKELVQYCHERGIATEAEPGRIEGGEDGIASTEDLEGALTTEEQVEDFIATGIDFLAPAFGNVHGEYGPRGPDLQFDRLKMIQEKTAGRVLIVLHGTNDFPEAIMKRCIAEGVSKVNVNKLVLDDYIRHLKTNAPKISLTTLMEDGVKEVQRLMEWQMDVCQSTGKAV, encoded by the exons ATGACGCCCTGGGAtcccaccaacaacaaaacaTACCAAATCCTCAAACACGCCGAAGAAAATGGCTACGGCGTTCTGGCCCCAATCGCTTACAACATCGAGCACATCGTAGCCTTCATCCACGCCGCagaagcaaagcaaagcccACTCATCATCCAAGTCTTCCCCTGGGCTATAACTTTCTCGTCCGGCCTGCTGGTCATTGCCGCCGCCCACGCCGCACGGCATGCCTCCGTCCCAATCGCCATCCATCTCGACCACGCCCAGGATGAGGCTCTGATCCGTCAAGCGGCGGATACGCTGCCCTTTGATAGCATTATGGTGGATATGAGCCactttgagatggaagagaaTCTCGCCAAGACAAAGGAGCTTGTACAGTATTGTCACGAGCGTGGAATTGCAACTGAAGCGGAGCCAGGAAGGATTGAGGGCGGCGAAGACGGCATTGCGAGTACCGAGGATCTCGAAGGCGCTTTGACGACGGAGGAACAGGTTGAGGATTTTATTGCCACAGGAATTGACTTCTTGGCGCCGGCGTTTGGGAATGTTCATGGTGAATATGGACCGCGTGGTCCGGACCTACAATTTGACAG GTTAAAAATGATTCAGGAAAAGACAGCTGGCAGAGTCCTTATCGTCCTTCACGGAACAAACGATTTCCCTGaggccatcatgaagaggTGCATCGCCGAAGGAGTGTCCAAAGTAAATGTCAACAAACTCGTACTAGACGACTATATCCGCCACCTCAAGACCAATGCGCCCAAGATCAGTCTTACAACATTGATGGAAGACGGAGTCAAAGAGGTGCAAAGGTTGATGGAATGGCAGATGGATGTGTGCCAGTCGACCGGCAAGGCGGTGTAG
- a CDS encoding glutamine-dependent NAD(+) synthetase synthase (similar to glutamine-hydrolyzing Aspergillus terreus NIH2624 XP_001216701.1): protein MGRCITVATCSLRQWALDFEGNTNRIIESIRQAKAAGARLRVGPELEITGYGCNDHFLESDTFLHSFEMLARIMSDESCHGILIDTSCPIQHRNTIWNCRVMLCNGKILFIRPKMDLANTGNYRETRWFTPWMKRAGWEEYHLPRMLQKLQGATHVPFGDVVLSTPDSTYGSEYCEELWAPISGSVLQSLDGVEIFSNGSGSHYELQKLGDRVQLIAAQSKKVGGLYLYSNQQGCDGERAYYDGCSMIFLNGELLSATPQFTLDEVSVATATIDLEDIRAHRQISSRNFQAAGKTHQYHRVHTPFELSPDQDELHLSGHPTLPKQPKYHHVAEELALAAGCWLWDYLARSGSAGYLIPLSGGLDSCSTAVLVHSMARIAISAMEAGNQSVIATLKRIYGDDPLPKTAQELCHRVLHTVYMGARVSSEETRQRAKDIAANLGSYHLEMSIDPVYDAMKTAVTESLDIQPKFRMEGGTDEEGKSLQNIQARVRMVTAYTWAQLLPMKRQLHGGVLVLGSSNVGESLRGYFTKWDCSAADINPIGSVDKADLVRLLEWAEVEYSLPVLGETVKATPTAELEPVTEEYTQSDEVDMGMTYPELTLYGRLRKEKKMGPYSMFMHLVRIWGKHREEVDDNPYLEPAEIASKVKAFHHFVAINAHKRETLTPALHCNSYSCDSNRFDLRPFLYPPFWRSWSFKKIDREVARLEKAYAARK from the exons ATGGGCCGATGCATCACTGTCGCGACCTGCTCTCTCCGGCAATGGGCGTTGGATTTTGAGGGAAACACAAATCGTATCATCGAGTCCATCCGGCAAGCCAAGGCTGCAGGTGCCAGACTTCGCGTCGGACCG GAACTCGAGATTACCGGCTATGGCTGCAATGACC ACTTCCTGGAAAGCGACACATTCTTGCACAGCTTTGAGATGCTGGCACGCATCATGAGCGATGAGAGCTGCCACGGGATTCTGATTGATACCTCGTGTCCCATCCAACATAGGAACACGATCTGGAATTGCCGGGTTATGCTGTGCAATGGCAAAATCCTCTTCATCAGGCCAAAAATGGACTTGGCCAACACTG GCAACTACCGAGAAACCCGCTGGTTTACTCCTTGGATGAAAAGAGCCGGATGGGAAGAGTATCATCTTCCTCGcatgctgcaaaagctgcaaGGGGCCACCCATGTGCCCTTTGGAGATGTAGTGCTGTCTACGCCGGACTCAACCTATGGAAGTGAATATTGCGAGGAGCTGTGGGCTCCCATATCTGGCTCCGTATTGCAGAGTCTCGA CGGCGTAGAGATCTTCTCCAACGGCTCGGGTAGTCACTACGAGCTACAAAAGCTTGGTGATCGAGTGCAGCTCATTGCCGCACAGTCCAAAAAGGTTGGCGGCCTGTATCTGTACAGTAACCAGCAAG GCTGCGATGGTGAGCGAGCGTACTATGACGGCTGTTCGATGATCTTTTTAAATGGCGAACTTCTGTCCGCAACGCCCCAATTCACCCTCGACGAAGTGTCTGTTGCAACTGCAACTATTGACTTGGAAGACATTCGCGCGCATAGGCAAATTTCGTCGCGCAACTTTCAGGCCGCTGGGAAGACGCACCAGTATCACCGCGTTCACACACCCTTTGAGCTGAGCCCGGATCAGGACGAGCTTCACCTCTCTGGTCACCCAACCTTGCCGAAGCAGCCCAAATACCACCACGTCGCCGAGGAATTGGCCCTTGCAGCTGGATGCTGGCTCTGGGACTACCTCGCCAGGTCAGGCAGTGCCGGCTACTTGATCCCGCTATCTGGAGGATTGGATTCCTGCTCCACTGCTGTCCTCGTCCACTCCATGGCTAGAATTGCTATCAGCGCGATGGAAGCTGGCAACCAGAGCGTCATCGCAACTCTCAAGCGCATCTATGGTGACGATCCTCTCCCCAAGACGGCACAGGAGCTATGCCACAGAGTCTTGCATACCGTCTATATGGGTGCACGCGTAAGCTCCGAAGAAACGCGCCAGCGTGCCAAAGACATTGCTGCCAACCTCGGGAGTTATCACTTGGAAATGTCTATTGATCCAGTTTACGACGCCATGAAGACTGCAGTGACTGAGTCCCTTGACATCCAACCCAAATTCAGGATGGAGGGGGGAACTGACGAAGAGGGAAAGAGCTTGCAGAATATTCAG GCACGCGTTCGAATGGTCACGGCATACACTTGGGCGCAGCTTCTACCAATGAAACGCCAGCTGCACGGCGGTGTATTAGTCCTTGGATCAAGTAACGTGGGAGAGTC ACTCCGCGGATATTTCACCAAATGGGATTGTAGCGCGGCAGACATCAACCCGATCGGTTCTGTCGATAAGGCAGATCTCGTTCGGCTTCTCGAGTGGGCCGAGGTAGAATACTCACTTCCAGTGCTCGGGGAGACGGTCAAGGCAACGCCGACGGCCGAGCTGGAACCGGTCACTGAGGAATACACCCAGAGcgatgaagttgatatggGAATGACTTACCCAGAGCTTACCTTGTATGGGCGCCTTCGtaaagagaagaagatgggccCGTACTCGATGTTCATGCATCTGGTCCGTATCTGGGGTAAACACCGGGAGGAGGTCGACGATAACCCATACCTGGAGCCCGCTGAAATTGCgagcaaggtcaaggccTTCCATCACTTTGT tgccatcaatgccCATAAGAGAGAAACGCTCACGCCCGCTTTGCACTGTAACA GCTACTCCTGCGACTCCAATCGGTTTGATCTACGCCCGTTCCTTT ATCCGCCATtctggaggagctggagcttcaAGAAGATTGACCGCGAGGTTGCTAGGTTGGAGAAGGCGTACGCGGCTCGAAAATGA